In Hyalangium gracile, the genomic stretch CGGGACATGGCCTCGAGCACCCGGCTCGGCGTGGCCACCGAGCCCGAGAGCACGGTGGCATTCGCGCCCGCCGGCTCCCACGCGCCCAGGCGCGGCAGCCCGAGCGCGGCCGGAGACTCCACGTCCTTCACCACCAGGTGCAGGGGCTGCACTTCGCCGCTCGGCAGCCGCGTCCCGGGCAGGACGAGGTAGCGCCAGGCGATGTCATCCGGCAGCACCCCCGCGCGGCCATGCAGCGGCGGCCGGGCCAGCACGCTCACCTGCTCGCATCCTCGCAACGGCTCCGCGAGCGCGGCCGGGACGACACCCCGCACCTCCTCTCCCAGCGGCTTGCGCCGCCCGGCGTCGTAGGAGGCCTCCATGCGCCCGTCCGGCCCCAGCGCCAGGGCGAGCGTGCGCTCCCGGTCCACGGTGACCGCCAGCAGGCACCGCGAGGGCAGCGCGCCCCCCACTTCCTCCCCGAAGAGCGCCAGCGCCCGGGACCACTCGCCCGCCTTGCCCGCCGCGAACAGGAGCGAGGCGTAGCTGTACGCCCGAGCCTCCCGCGCATCGACGCTGGCACGCGGGGCCTGCTCCGCCTCGGCGATGGCCTGCCGGAGCATCTGCTCTCCCCGGCTCCGGTCCTGCTCGATGAGGAAGCGCCCCTCGATGTGGGAGAGCAGCGCGCGCTGGCCCGGGTCCAGCTTGTTCGAGGCGCGGTGGGACTGCAGCCGCTCCATCACCCGCTGGTCCCTCGCGAGCTCCGGCCGCAGGCGCGCCAGCTCCGCCACCGTCATCATCTCCGAGAGCAGCGGCAGGTCCTGGCACTTGAGCGTGTCGTCCAGGGACGCCCGCGCCTCGTCCAGCCGCAGCTCCTCCAGGAAGGACAGGGCATCGTTGGCGCGCACGAAGCGGCGCATGGCGCAGTCCTCGGGATAGCGCGCGAGCACCTCGTCCAGCAGCGCCCGCGCCAGCACCCCCTGCCCCTGCAGGCGGGCGATCTGTCCCAGGTGCTGGAGGATGTGCGTGCCCGGCCCCCAGAAGCCGCCGCGCAGGTACAGCGCGCGCGCCTGCTTCACGCTCCGAGCCGCCTCGGGCAGCCGCCACAGCCGCCGGTAGAGCGTGCTCAGCCGCTCCAGCAGCAGCCCGCAGCGGTAGGCCAGGGTGCCGCCGGAGCACTGGCTCGTGGCGGCCAGGAGGAGCTGCTCGGCCTGGAACAGCGCTCCGCGCCCGATGGCCGCCCTGGCGCGCTCGTTCTCGGCGATGAGGTGGAACCACGGATCCCTCGTCTCCGCGGCCAGCCGCGCGTAGCCCTCCACGTCCTTCTCCACCTCGCCGGAGAGGACGAGCACCCCCATGAGCAGGTCCCGCTCCCCGGCGGCCCGCAGCTGCTCGAGGTACGCGGCCAGTCCTCCAGGGACGGACTTCTGCTGGAAGTAGTGGGCGTAGAGCGCCGCCAGCGGAGCCCGGCGCTGGAAGTCCCGCCGCTCGGCCCAGCGGATGGCGTCACGCAGCGCGCTCCCGCCGAAGTGCGCGTCGAGCGTCTCGGCCAGCGGCCACAGCGCGCGCAGCGTCTGCTCGGAGGGCGCGGCGCGGATGGCATCGTAGAGGTAGAGGCGGAAGACATCCGGCCGGGCGCGGAGCTGCTCCGAGGTGACGGAGCCCTGGCCCAGCACCAGCGCCTTGCCAGCCGCGCTCGCCTCGTTCCAGCTCTGCTGCTCGGCGCGCACCCGCTCCCGCAGCGCCTGGGCGCGCGAGCGGGCCTCGTCCGCCCAGCCCGGCTCGCCCCGCGTGGCCACGGCCTCGAAGGACTCGGCCGCCAGCGCCCACAGCTCCAGCTCCCGCAGCGCCAGCCCGCGGTTCCACAGCGCCTGGGCGGAGCCTGGCCGCTCCTGGAAGGCCCGGTCCAGCCGCGAGAGCGCGCCCGTCGCATCCCCCTTCGCCAGGGCCAGCACGGCCTGGTCATTGAGCACCTCGGGCGAGCTGCCCGCGCGCTCCAGGTAGGAGGCCGCCAGCTCGGGGGCCCCGCTCAGCAGGTACGCCGACGCCAGCCCGCGCATGTCCCCCTGCGCCTCCAGGCGCGCCAGCACCTCCAGCGAAGCGCCCGTGGGCGAGGCGCCCTGTCCGCGCGACACGGCGTGGTAGGGGCGGTAGCGGTCCGCGCCCGGGTGGCTCAGCCGGGCCTCCAGGGTGCGCGTCGGCTCCGAGGAGAGGAAGGCGGCCTCGTCCTCACCCGGCCCCCGGCGCGCGGCGCGCAAGCCCAGGACCGCCGCCGCCACCACCAGGCCCACCACTGGCACCCCAACGGCCAGCAGGCGTCCGCTTCCCGCTGTCTGCTTCGCCTTCAAGCCAGGCTCCCCGAGCGAATGGCTGCCCCGTTCATGCTGTCTGAACGACCGTGGCACGGAATCTTCCCGGTCTCCACGCGAACCCCGCGCAGGGCATCCAGGCAGGCGAGCCCTGACAGCAGCCGACCAGCCGAGCAGTGCGTGGGGAGACCGCCTACCTTTGCGCCAATGTTCCGAGCCTTGCTGGCCCGATGGAAGAGTTCGCTGCGCCTGTTCCAACCGGCGAGCGTCAATGCGCAGCGCGCGAAGATCTCCGTGGCGGAGCTGGGCCACAGCTACGCGAACAAAGTGGTGGCGCTGAAGAACGTGAACCTCAACATCCGCTCGGGCGAGTTCGTCTGCCTGCTCGGGCCATCGGGGTGTGGCAAGTCCACCCTGCTCTACGCGCTGGCCGGGCACGTCCTGCCCACCGGCGGGCGGGTGGCCATCGACGGCAAGCCCATCACCGGGCCGGGGCCCGAGCGGCTGCTCATGTTCCAGGAGGCCGCGCTCTTCCCGTGGATGACGGTGCTGGGCAACCTGAAGTTCGCCCTGGCCGCCCGAGGCGTGCCCCGCGCCGAGCGCGAGCCGCGCGCCCGCGAGTTCATCCGCCGCGTGCAGCTGTCCGGCTTCGAGAACACGCTGCCGCACCAGCTCTCCGGCGGCATGAAGATGCGGGCCAGCCTGGCGCGCGCGCTGGCGGTGGACTCACAGGTGCTGCTCATGGACGAGCCCTTCGGCTCGCTGGACTCGCAGACGCGCATCCACATGCAGGAGCTGCTCCAGTCCATCTGGCTGCGCACCTCGAAGACGGTGGTGTTCGTCACCCACGACGTGCACGAGGCGCTGATGCTCGGCACGCGCGTCGTCGTCATGGCGCCCCGCCCTGGCCGCATCGTGAAGGATCTGGAGATCCACCTGCCCATGCCTCGGCAGGGCGAGGACGCGCGGCTGGACGAGATGGCCCGCTACCTGCGGGTGCTGATGCGGCAGGTGGAGGGCCCCGAGGGCGCGCTGCCGCCCGCTCGCGCCAAGGCCGAGGAAGAAGTGGGCCTGGGGCACTGAGGAGGTGCGGAGATGAAGCGCTGGGCGCAGAAGCTGGGCGTGGTGGTGCTGCTGCTGGCGGTGTGGGAGGGCCTGGCGCGGCTGGGGCTCTGGTCGGCGCACCTGTTCCCGGGGCCGAGCACGGTGGCCGAGAGCCTGTTCGCCATGGTGGGAGATGGGCGGCTGGGCTCGGCGACGCTGCGCTCGCTGGGGCGGCTGGGGCGGGCCTACCTCATCTCCGTGGCCATCGGCGTGCCCCTGGGGCTGGCCAACGCGCGGCTCGCCTTCTTCCGCGACGCGGTGAAGCCGGTGGTGATGGGCCTGCAGGCGCTGCCCTCCATCTGCTGGCTG encodes the following:
- a CDS encoding CHAT domain-containing protein, with the protein product MKAKQTAGSGRLLAVGVPVVGLVVAAAVLGLRAARRGPGEDEAAFLSSEPTRTLEARLSHPGADRYRPYHAVSRGQGASPTGASLEVLARLEAQGDMRGLASAYLLSGAPELAASYLERAGSSPEVLNDQAVLALAKGDATGALSRLDRAFQERPGSAQALWNRGLALRELELWALAAESFEAVATRGEPGWADEARSRAQALRERVRAEQQSWNEASAAGKALVLGQGSVTSEQLRARPDVFRLYLYDAIRAAPSEQTLRALWPLAETLDAHFGGSALRDAIRWAERRDFQRRAPLAALYAHYFQQKSVPGGLAAYLEQLRAAGERDLLMGVLVLSGEVEKDVEGYARLAAETRDPWFHLIAENERARAAIGRGALFQAEQLLLAATSQCSGGTLAYRCGLLLERLSTLYRRLWRLPEAARSVKQARALYLRGGFWGPGTHILQHLGQIARLQGQGVLARALLDEVLARYPEDCAMRRFVRANDALSFLEELRLDEARASLDDTLKCQDLPLLSEMMTVAELARLRPELARDQRVMERLQSHRASNKLDPGQRALLSHIEGRFLIEQDRSRGEQMLRQAIAEAEQAPRASVDAREARAYSYASLLFAAGKAGEWSRALALFGEEVGGALPSRCLLAVTVDRERTLALALGPDGRMEASYDAGRRKPLGEEVRGVVPAALAEPLRGCEQVSVLARPPLHGRAGVLPDDIAWRYLVLPGTRLPSGEVQPLHLVVKDVESPAALGLPRLGAWEPAGANATVLSGSVATPSRVLEAMSRATEIEIHAHGLINPTLSDASLLVLTPDASGRYALTAGEVRTHRLEGHPLVTLAACRAAHTGVQVHEPFSLPTAFIEAGARTVLAATVDIPDAEAGPFFLEVQERIRTGQAAAVALRDVRMEWLSRAPDSWVRSVLVFE
- a CDS encoding ABC transporter ATP-binding protein, with the translated sequence MFRALLARWKSSLRLFQPASVNAQRAKISVAELGHSYANKVVALKNVNLNIRSGEFVCLLGPSGCGKSTLLYALAGHVLPTGGRVAIDGKPITGPGPERLLMFQEAALFPWMTVLGNLKFALAARGVPRAEREPRAREFIRRVQLSGFENTLPHQLSGGMKMRASLARALAVDSQVLLMDEPFGSLDSQTRIHMQELLQSIWLRTSKTVVFVTHDVHEALMLGTRVVVMAPRPGRIVKDLEIHLPMPRQGEDARLDEMARYLRVLMRQVEGPEGALPPARAKAEEEVGLGH